ACTGGGCGAACAGCGGCTCGTTGCGCACGGCCGCCCGGTCGTAGCGCACGGTGATGGTGCACCAGCCGCCGCGCGAGATCAGCACCACCATCATCGCCACGCCGGGCAGTGGGCCGATGCCGTACTGGCGCAGCACTTTTGCACCGGCGATGTAGGTGTCTCCCGGGTACACCGGGACGTTGCTGGCCTGCACGTCCGAGCCGATCACCGAGCCGGTGATGCCCTCGAGGATCGCGGTCGGCAGGACGCTCAGCACCGGCGCGATGGAGCCGATGATGTTCATCGCCGGCTCGTCGCGGCGCTGCGTCATCTGCGCACGGATCTTCTTCATCCGCGAGACCGGGTCGACGGTGCCCACCGGCGCCGCGAGGTTGACGCCGGTGAACCGGTTGCCGCCGGCGGTGTCCGCGTCGGCGCGCAGGTTCACCGGGACCGCCATGGGCAGCGTGCTGATCGGCACGCCCCAGGCCTCGTGGTAGCGCCGCAGCGCGCCGCACAAGCCCGCGAGGTAGGCGTCGTTGATCGATCCGCCGCCCGCCTTCGCGGCCCTGTGCAGGTCGGAGAGCGGGATGTCGATCGCCTCCGTGCGGGTGGCGAGGCTGCGCCGGCGCAGCAGCGGGGACGGCTCGGCGGCCCGGTTCATCACCCGCATCCCGGACAGGGCGTAGCTGACGATGCCCGACGCCGTCGATGCCGGCTCCAGCACGGCCCGCCCGGCCACCGACACCGCGCCGGCCACCGCGCCGACGACGCCGTTGACGATGGCGATGGGCAG
This genomic window from Mycobacterium saskatchewanense contains:
- a CDS encoding WS/DGAT/MGAT family O-acyltransferase, which encodes MTESTGTIKLSDQLGPVDYLMHRGEANPRTRSGIMALELLDLTPDWNRFRTRFENASRKVLRLRQKVVVPTLPTASPRWVVDPDFNLDFHVRRVRVAEPGTLREVFDLAEVILQSPMDISRPLWTATLVEGLPEGRAATLLHVSHAVTDGVGGVEMFAEIYDLEREPPAKPTPPLPIPQDLTPNDLMRQGLNRLPIAIVNGVVGAVAGAVSVAGRAVLEPASTASGIVSYALSGMRVMNRAAEPSPLLRRRSLATRTEAIDIPLSDLHRAAKAGGGSINDAYLAGLCGALRRYHEAWGVPISTLPMAVPVNLRADADTAGGNRFTGVNLAAPVGTVDPVSRMKKIRAQMTQRRDEPAMNIIGSIAPVLSVLPTAILEGITGSVIGSDVQASNVPVYPGDTYIAGAKVLRQYGIGPLPGVAMMVVLISRGGWCTITVRYDRAAVRNEPLFAQCLLDGFDEILALAGDPPPRAVPASFSEPATSTRPAAGS